The Clarias gariepinus isolate MV-2021 ecotype Netherlands chromosome 4, CGAR_prim_01v2, whole genome shotgun sequence genome window below encodes:
- the dap3 gene encoding 28S ribosomal protein S29, mitochondrial, which translates to MNLNLPRLCNRLCLTVSQTRPLHISGAGQQLDKTAVAVDSDASHHFSIFRTSENDPACHTEHHAGQYYTLPSAQGRTLFPHGLPSRFQMQIKTFNEAGVMVRQPALELISYLKRADYSKPALRYLLYGETGCGKTMSLCHALHFCFTQGWLVLHIPDAHLWVKNCSELLPSSSRPGRFDQPIQASQWLKNFKITNEQFLSKIKTTKRYMWTKRESTEEGRPLAELVNQGVTRVKSSSDVVGALLRELRLQAESATKGAFRMAVAVDGVNALWGRTTLKKEDKSEVAAEELTLIHNLRKMLRNDWSGGAILTTLSQTGSLYTSRSAYLPTELLGEVGFDKMDPFVPIPVSKYNDQEFESCYLYYMDRNWLQHPHSRTEEGKKELIFLSNRNPSIFERLSAFL; encoded by the exons ATG AACCTGAATCTCCCAAGACTCTGTAACAGATTATGTCTAACT GTGTCTCAGACACGTCCACTTCACATAAGTGGTGCAGGGCAGCAGCTGGATAAGACAGCGGTGGCTGTAGATTCTGATGCGTCACATCACTTCTCCATATTCAGGACCTCAGAGAATGATCCG GCCTGCCATACAGAGCATCATGCTGGTCAGTACTACACTCTTCCTTCTGCGCAGGGCCGCACATTGTTTCCTCATGGGTTGCCCTCTCGCTTCCAGATGCAG ATAAAGACGTTCAATGAAGCTGGTGTTATGGTGAGACAGCCAGCACTGGAGCTTATCTCTTATTTGAAACGAGCTGACTATAGCAAACCTGCCCTGCGCTACCTGCTCT ATGGGGAGACCGGCTGTGGAAAAACAATGTCTCTGTGCCATGCACTGCATTTCTGCTTCACTCAAGGCTGGTTGGTTCTGCACATACCAGATG CTCACTTGTGGGTTAAAAACTGTAGCGAGCTGCTACCCTCGTCATCCCGCCCAGGTCGCTTTGATCAGCCAATCCAGGCCTCCCAATGGttgaagaattttaaaatcactAATGAACAATTTCTGTCAAAG ATAAAGACAACAAAGCGGTATATGTGGACCAAGCGAGAGAGCACAGAGGAAGGACGGCCTTTAGCAGAACTAGTTAATCAG GGTGTGACTCGCGTCAAGAGCAGCAGTGATGTGGTAGGTGCGTTACTGCGTGAGCTGAGGCTGCAGGCTGAAAGTGCTACAAAGGGAGCTTTCAGAATGGCTGTGGCTGTAGATGGAGTCAATGCTCTGTGGGGCAGAACAACTCTGAAGAAGGAGGACAAAAGCGAG GTTGCTGCAGAAGAGCTAACACTTATTCACAACCTGAGGAAAATGCTAAGAAACGACTGG AGTGGGGGAGCCATTCTCACAACGCTGTCTCAGACAGGGTCTCTGTACACATCTCGCTCAGCTTACCTTCCAACAGAGCTCCTGGGAGAG GTGGGATTTGATAAGATGGACCCATTTGTGCCAATCCCAGTTTCAAAGTACAATGATCAGGAGTTTGAAAGCTGCTATCTGTATTACATGGATCGTAACTGGCTGCAGCATCCACACA GTCGAAcagaagaaggaaagaaagaacttATTTTTCTCAGCAACAGGAATCCGTCCATCTTTGAAAGACTGAGCGCCTTCCTGTGA
- the gba gene encoding lysosomal acid glucosylceramidase, which translates to MRGEVLLIMTVLLMGTVTHIRGGSDECQARSFGQSSVVCQCNATYCDSVGHVIVPPVGNFLSFLSSRAGARLQRKQDQVQKTSTGAALRITLVPTEKYQHVKGFGGAMTDAAAMNILSLSTRAQDQLLRQYFSPEGIEYNVVRVPMASCDFSTRLYTYADSPEDYSLLNFSLPEEDTRMKIPLLQRAQTLSARPLSLFASAWSAPAWLKTNGELVGKGSLKGKPGGKEHKTWAQYYIRFLEEYEKHNLSFWGLTTGNEPTAGEMTNYSFQALGFTPKLQRDWIATDLGPALRSSPYAKTRLMILDDNRLLLPYWAKVVLSDIHAAQYVHGIGVHWYLDQLFPAKITLTATHDLYPEYFILGTEACPGWNSIDRGVRLGSWERAEEYAHDIIEDLNNYVTGWTDWNLALDLSGGPNWAKNFVDSPIIVDHSKDAFYKQPTFYIMAHFSKFLWEGSQRIGVSVSDHTSLESSAFIRPDGSVVLIILNRSNAEVRFEVWDQTLGFLPASAPPQSIITLLWATS; encoded by the exons ATGAGAGGAGAAGTTCTGCTTATAATGACTGTTCTGTTAATGGGAACAGTCACACACATCAGAG GAGGCAGTGATGAGTGTCAGGCGAGGTCCTTTGGCCAGAGCTCAGTAGTGTGTCAATGTAATGCTACCTACTGTGACTCAGTTGGTCATGTCATCGTGCCTCCTGTGGGTAACTTCCTATCATTCCTGAGCAGCAGAGCGGGTGCGAGACTTCAGAGGAAACAGGATCAAGTGCAGAAGACCAGCACTGGAGCAG CTCTCCGGATCACTCTGGTCCCCACAGAAAAGTACCAGCACGTTAAGGGCTTTGGAGGAGCCATGACGGATGCGGCTGCCATGAACATCCTCTCTCTGTCGACCAGAGCCCAGGACCAGCTGCTCAGACAGTACTTCTCCCCAgagg GCATAGAGTACAACGTGGTCCGGGTCCCGATGGCCAGTTGTGATTTTTCAACTCGTCTCTATACGTACGCCGACTCCCCTGAAGACTACAGCTTGCTCAACTTTAGCCTGCCTGAAGAAGACACACGCATGAAG ATTCCCCTGCTGCAGCGGGCACAAACCCTGTCTGCTCGTCCTCTCTCCCTATTTGCTTCTGCCTGGAGCGCCCCGGCTTGGCTGAAGACTAATGGTGAACTCGTAGGGAAAGGCTCACTTAAAGGAAAACCTGGGGGCAAAGAGCATAAAACGTGGGCACAGTACTATATCAG ATTTCTGGAAGAGTATGAGAAGCACAATCTTTCATTCTGGGGGTTGACCACAGGAAATGAACCCACTGCGGGCGAAATGACTAATTACAGCTTTCAGGCTTTGGGATTCACGCCTAAGCTCCAGCGTGATTGGATTGCTACAGACCTTGGTCCTGCCCTCCGTTCATCTCCGTATGCCAAAACCCGCCTTATGATCCTGGATGACAACAGACTCCTGCTTCCTTACTGGGCCAAAGTG GTTCTAAGTGACATTCATGCTGCTCAGTATGTCCATGGCATCGGCGTTCATTGGTACTTGGATCAATTATTTCCTGCCAAGATCACACTGACGGCCACGCACGACCTCTACCCAGAGTATTTTATTCTGGGCACAGAGGCATGTCCTGGTTGGAACAGTATTGACCGTGGTGTGCGTTTAGGCAGTTGGGAAAGAGCTGAAGAATATGCCCATGACATTATAGAG GACCTAAATAACTATGTGACCGGATGGACAGACTGGAACTTAGCACTAGATTTAAGTGGTGGACCAAACTGGGCCAAGAATTTTGTGGACAGTCCTATTATTGTAGACCACAGCAAAGACGCCTTCTACAAGCAGCCGACTTTCTACATCATGGCTCACTTCAG CAAGTTCCTGTGGGAGGGGTCTCAGAGAATAGGTGTGTCTGTTTCTGACCACACCTCACTGGAAAGTTCTGCCTTCATCAGACCTGATGGTTCTGtagtgttgattattttaaacag GTCTAATGCTGAGGTGCGCTTCGAAGTCTGGGATCAGACCCTGGGCTTTCTGCCTGCAAGTGCTCCTCCTCAATCCATCATCACACTACTGTGGGCAACATCCTAA